The Methanoplanus sp. FWC-SCC4 genome has a window encoding:
- a CDS encoding SulP family inorganic anion transporter: MNAQKIKDEWFSNIRGDVLAGITVALALIPEAIAFSIIAGVDPMVGLYASFCIAVVISVAGGRPGMISAATGSMALVMVILVRDFGLEYLLAATILTGILQFALGLLKIGRFISFIPYSAVLGFVNSLAILIFLAQVPFLIGAPLPVYAMTAATIGIIWFLPRFTRAVPAPLIAIVLMTAVAIGTGLSVLTVGDLGTITKTLPLFHLPMVPLTIETLLIILPYSATLVIVGLLESLLTASIIDEMTDTKSDKNREVKGQGIANCVAGFFGGMAGCAMIGQSVINVTSGGRGRLSSMTAGLFLIFLIIVLGDLVAQIPMAALVGVMIMVAYGTFEWQSVKDIFKIPKSDAFVMLTTIAIVVYTHDLAKGVLTGVVIAALAMVWKMSAISVSGNIREDGVKIYTVKGQLFFGTMSAFIDLFDYTGDPEKIEIDFQNSHIWDQSAVEAIARVIDKYQQENKSVYVTGLDIESQDTLDKGYSKK; encoded by the coding sequence TTGAACGCGCAAAAGATAAAAGATGAATGGTTTTCAAATATCAGAGGTGACGTACTTGCAGGAATTACCGTTGCACTTGCACTGATTCCCGAAGCAATTGCCTTCTCAATCATAGCCGGCGTTGATCCGATGGTCGGCCTTTATGCGTCATTCTGTATTGCAGTTGTAATATCAGTTGCAGGCGGAAGGCCGGGCATGATATCAGCTGCCACAGGATCAATGGCACTTGTGATGGTAATTCTTGTCAGGGATTTCGGGCTTGAATATCTTCTTGCGGCAACCATCCTTACAGGAATTCTCCAGTTTGCCCTTGGTCTTTTAAAAATCGGCCGTTTTATCTCATTCATCCCCTATTCAGCAGTGCTCGGGTTTGTAAACTCCCTTGCAATTCTTATATTTCTTGCCCAGGTTCCATTTTTAATAGGTGCACCACTGCCTGTTTACGCAATGACGGCGGCAACAATCGGGATTATCTGGTTTTTGCCCCGCTTTACAAGGGCAGTGCCGGCACCACTCATTGCTATTGTTCTGATGACCGCGGTTGCAATCGGAACAGGCCTGAGTGTCCTTACTGTCGGGGATTTGGGAACAATTACAAAGACACTTCCCCTGTTTCATCTTCCAATGGTACCCTTAACCATTGAAACACTGCTGATAATTCTTCCATATTCAGCAACGCTTGTCATCGTCGGACTTCTTGAATCCCTTCTGACCGCATCAATCATTGACGAGATGACGGATACAAAGAGTGACAAGAACAGGGAAGTTAAAGGACAGGGTATTGCAAACTGTGTTGCAGGTTTTTTCGGGGGAATGGCAGGCTGTGCAATGATCGGTCAGTCAGTTATCAATGTGACATCGGGAGGGAGGGGAAGACTTTCTTCAATGACTGCCGGACTATTCCTTATATTTCTCATAATTGTTCTCGGTGATCTTGTTGCACAGATTCCAATGGCGGCACTTGTCGGTGTCATGATTATGGTTGCATACGGGACATTTGAGTGGCAGTCAGTTAAGGATATTTTCAAAATCCCAAAAAGCGATGCATTTGTCATGCTCACAACAATTGCAATTGTAGTCTACACACACGATCTTGCAAAGGGTGTTTTAACAGGTGTAGTAATTGCCGCACTTGCAATGGTCTGGAAGATGTCAGCCATTTCGGTTTCAGGCAATATACGCGAAGACGGGGTTAAAATCTACACAGTGAAAGGTCAGCTTTTCTTTGGGACAATGTCGGCCTTCATTGACCTTTTTGATTATACAGGCGATCCGGAAAAAATTGAGATAGACTTTCAAAATTCGCATATCTGGGATCAGTCAGCAGTTGAGGCAATTGCGAGAGTAATAGACAAATATCAGCAGGAAAATAAATCGGTTTATGTCACCGGTCTTGATATCGAAAGCCAGGATACACTTGATAAGGGATATTCCAAAAAATAG